A region of the Flavobacteriaceae bacterium MAR_2010_188 genome:
TCTTCGAAGATAGTAAGTATACCATCGCCATCGTCATCAACGTCCCTATAGTTGGCTTGTCCATCTTCATCAGTATCATCATCGAATACATTACCGTTTCCATTTAAATCTTCGAACTGACTTAATATTCCGTCACTATCGTGATCATTATCGTCGGCCCTGTATAATTCAAATTTAAAAATTAAATTAGAATATATCGGTAGCCCGGGAGGAGGGGAAGAAAAATATGCTAATCCCGAAGGAATAAACATCATCCCGAATCCGTAATCATTATAAGAAATCGTACCGTCTTCATTTTCTATAGGATCACCTACAGCAGTATTAAAAGTTGGCAGAACAAATCGCCAGCCCGGTACAACTCCTAATAAATCAAAAACAATAGGGTTAGCGGTGCTATCAAAAACGTTTCCATTTTCTAGGCTTCCTTCATAGTTTACACGAACATTATCAGTAAAATCTGGAAGCTCACCACCACCTTGATTCAATCTTAAGATGTAATAGTCATATAATGTTTCGTCTACCATCTTTGTAATCGTAGTAACATCATTTATTAATAAGTGATTATCTTCTGGATTTGGTAACACTCCATCATCTGGTAATTCATAAATAGTTAGGCTATCGATATGAAAATTTTCAGGATTCTGCATTTTGGTAAAATTGTAATAATGCGTACTCAAATAATGCAGTAAAGTATCTTTGTCGACAGCTTGTTGTTCAGTTCTATCGGCTTCAGGAATTCCTCCATCTTCATCATCTTTATTACACGCTACTAGTGCCAATAAAAATACAATCGACACAACTAAATGATTCTTAATTTTCATAAAATAATTTTACTATACAATTCAGTATAAATTCAGCAGAAAATAGGCGTTTAAAGCCCTTATTTTGAAGTGCGCAAGATACAATATTATAATACTTTTGCACAATAACATTAACGTACTTTTAATGGCGCTATTGTTTTAGGTTATTTCTTCATTATAATTGTAAAGGATGAGAATAGATAAATTTTTATGGTGCATCAGATATTTTAAAACCCGAAGCTTGGCAACCGAGGCTTGTAAAAAGGGACATATTAAAATAAATGAGGATAAGGTTAAACCTAGTCGGGATGTCTATGCACAGGACAAGATCGAGATTAGAAAAGATCAGATCAATTATATAATCAAGGTCAATGATCTGCCAACGTCTAGAGTAGGCGCAAAATTGGTAGACATTTATAGGACAGATTTAACCCCAAAAGAAGCCTTTGAAGCACAAGAACTTTTAAAATATTCTAAGGATTACTATCGCAAGGGCGGCACTGGTAGGCCAACCAAAAAAGATAGACGCGATA
Encoded here:
- a CDS encoding heat shock protein Hsp15 (manually curated), whose product is MRIDKFLWCIRYFKTRSLATEACKKGHIKINEDKVKPSRDVYAQDKIEIRKDQINYIIKVNDLPTSRVGAKLVDIYRTDLTPKEAFEAQELLKYSKDYYRKGGTGRPTKKDRRDIDDYKDDGDGW